One genomic window of Aliiroseovarius sp. M344 includes the following:
- a CDS encoding [protein-PII] uridylyltransferase, with protein sequence MPGSEPNRAAFTPVSELICPARNIFDGDALWADLSPTFEDAPDAATVRNATVTQLRTAMKAGRDAISSALAERPLEAYPAIASYSFLTDGIVSFIYRVAVEQLHPLANPTASERIALLAVGGYGRGEMAPQSDVDLLFLTPYKITPWAESVIESMLYMLWDLRLKVGHASRTIEDCLRLGTEDFTIRTALLERRHVCGDAALAQKLSDQLWKKLFKNTLAEFIEAKLAERDARHEKQGDQRFMVEPNVKEGKGGLRDLQTLFWVAKYQHRVREPEELVSKGVFTEEEYETFREAEEFLWAVRCQLHLATNRPSDQLTFDLQVEVADRLGFKDTEGRRGVEHFMQAYFRQATQVGDLTRIVLSALEAAQLKEAPALMRLFKRRKKVKAGYHVKNGRLSVSNADAFLSDKLNLLRLFEEALRTGMLIHPDAMRLVSANLDLIDDDMRNDKVANRIFLGLLLKHGNPERALRRMNELGVLAAFIPEFEPIVAMMQFNMYHSYTVDEHTIQVISNFAQIERHELGEELPISTEILNRGINRKVLMVAMLLHDIGKGQPQDHSILGAQIARKVAPRLGLSAKDSATVEWLVRYHLLMSDMAQKRDIADPRTVRDFAKAVKSMRRLELLTVLTVCDIRGVGPNTWNNWKATLIRTLYNQTQRALEDGMEDLNRAHRGTEAKRALRQELSDWTEKDLRAETARHYDSYWQGLHVTAHKVFANLLRDIADDEVRIDMYVDDERDVTRVYFALADHPGIFSRIAGALTAVRANIVDARTYTSKDGYATACFWVQDADGHPLDVDRKARIEKMIHRLLKGEVTAIEANANSDKLKKRERVFKVPTHITFDNDGSEIYTIIEVDTRDRPGLLHDLTRTLANANIYIASAVIATFGEQVVDSFYVKDMFGLKIQAEHKKSQLESKLRRAIEQSAERANA encoded by the coding sequence GTGCCGGGTTCTGAACCCAACCGGGCTGCGTTCACCCCGGTCTCTGAACTGATCTGCCCGGCGCGCAACATCTTTGATGGTGACGCGCTCTGGGCTGATCTGTCACCAACCTTTGAGGATGCCCCTGATGCGGCAACCGTGCGCAATGCCACGGTTACACAGTTGCGCACGGCCATGAAGGCAGGCCGCGACGCCATCTCGTCTGCATTGGCTGAACGGCCACTTGAAGCCTACCCAGCCATAGCATCCTATTCGTTTCTAACGGATGGCATCGTTTCGTTCATCTATCGGGTCGCGGTTGAGCAACTGCATCCGCTTGCAAACCCAACCGCATCCGAACGGATCGCCTTGTTGGCCGTCGGCGGCTATGGCCGGGGCGAGATGGCCCCGCAATCCGATGTCGATCTGCTGTTCCTCACGCCTTACAAAATCACGCCTTGGGCCGAAAGCGTCATTGAAAGCATGCTTTATATGCTTTGGGATCTGCGCCTGAAAGTTGGTCACGCCTCACGGACAATCGAAGATTGCTTGCGGCTTGGCACCGAAGATTTCACCATTCGCACGGCGTTGCTGGAACGACGCCATGTGTGCGGCGACGCGGCACTGGCCCAAAAGCTATCAGATCAGCTTTGGAAGAAGCTGTTCAAGAACACTCTGGCCGAATTCATCGAAGCCAAATTGGCCGAACGCGATGCGCGGCACGAAAAGCAAGGTGACCAGCGGTTCATGGTCGAGCCCAATGTGAAAGAAGGCAAAGGGGGCCTGCGCGATCTGCAAACCTTGTTCTGGGTCGCCAAATACCAACACCGCGTCCGAGAGCCCGAAGAACTGGTCTCCAAAGGTGTGTTCACAGAGGAAGAATACGAAACCTTCCGCGAGGCCGAGGAATTCCTTTGGGCTGTGCGCTGTCAGTTGCATCTGGCCACAAACAGGCCGTCCGACCAACTGACATTTGATCTTCAGGTCGAAGTCGCAGACCGGCTGGGCTTTAAGGACACCGAAGGACGGCGCGGCGTCGAGCATTTTATGCAAGCCTATTTCCGGCAAGCGACACAGGTTGGCGATCTGACCCGGATCGTGCTCAGCGCATTGGAAGCTGCACAGTTGAAAGAAGCCCCTGCCCTGATGCGTCTTTTCAAACGGCGCAAAAAGGTAAAGGCAGGCTATCACGTCAAAAACGGGCGACTGAGTGTGAGCAACGCGGACGCGTTCCTGTCAGACAAGCTGAATTTGCTTCGATTGTTCGAAGAAGCGTTGCGCACCGGCATGTTGATCCACCCGGACGCCATGCGGCTTGTGTCGGCCAATCTGGACCTGATCGACGATGACATGCGAAACGACAAAGTGGCCAACCGCATTTTTCTGGGGCTGTTGCTGAAGCATGGCAACCCCGAACGCGCGCTTCGTCGGATGAACGAACTGGGCGTATTGGCCGCCTTTATCCCCGAATTCGAGCCCATTGTCGCGATGATGCAGTTCAACATGTATCACTCCTATACGGTGGATGAGCATACGATTCAGGTGATCTCGAACTTTGCACAAATTGAACGGCACGAGCTTGGCGAAGAGCTTCCGATTTCAACCGAAATTCTGAACCGGGGCATCAATCGCAAAGTTCTGATGGTCGCGATGTTGTTGCATGACATTGGCAAGGGGCAGCCGCAGGATCATTCGATCCTTGGGGCGCAGATCGCGCGCAAGGTCGCCCCAAGGCTGGGTCTTAGCGCCAAAGACAGCGCGACCGTAGAATGGCTAGTGCGGTATCATCTGCTGATGTCCGACATGGCGCAGAAACGCGATATTGCAGACCCGCGCACGGTGCGGGATTTTGCCAAAGCGGTAAAATCCATGCGTCGGCTGGAACTTCTGACCGTGCTGACAGTTTGTGATATTCGCGGCGTTGGCCCCAACACGTGGAACAACTGGAAAGCGACGCTGATCCGCACGCTGTATAACCAGACTCAGCGCGCCCTTGAAGACGGGATGGAAGATCTGAACCGCGCCCATCGGGGCACGGAAGCCAAACGCGCCTTGCGTCAGGAACTGTCCGACTGGACCGAGAAAGACCTGCGTGCCGAAACCGCGCGGCACTATGACAGCTATTGGCAAGGCCTGCATGTGACCGCCCACAAAGTCTTCGCCAACCTTTTGCGCGACATCGCGGACGACGAAGTGCGCATCGACATGTACGTTGATGACGAGCGGGACGTGACGCGGGTGTATTTCGCGCTGGCAGATCATCCCGGCATTTTCTCGCGGATTGCCGGGGCGCTAACAGCCGTGCGGGCCAATATTGTGGATGCGCGGACCTACACCTCGAAAGACGGGTATGCGACGGCGTGTTTCTGGGTACAGGACGCCGATGGCCACCCGCTCGACGTGGATCGCAAGGCCCGCATCGAAAAGATGATCCACCGCCTTCTCAAAGGTGAGGTGACCGCGATCGAGGCCAATGCCAACAGCGACAAACTTAAGAAACGCGAACGGGTCTTCAAAGTGCCCACGCATATCACCTTCGACAACGACGGATCCGAGATATATACGATCATCGAAGTGGACACACGCGATCGCCCCGGCCTGCTGCATGACCTGACGCGGACATTGGCGAACGCGAATATCTACATTGCGTCTGCGGTTATCGCCACGTTTGGAGAGCAGGTGGTGGATTCATTCTATGTCAAGGATATGTTCGGATTGAAAATTCAGGCTGAACACAAGAAAAGCCAGCTTGAAAGCAAGCTGCGGCGCGCCATCGAACAAAGTGCCGAAAGGGCGAACGCATAA
- a CDS encoding penicillin-binding protein activator, with protein MFSVFARTRKALGALIALLSLSALAACGVQSPQVGQNINPGKPVPVALLVPGGSGSANDANLAASLENAARLAMDELSGVEIDLRVYNTGGSPNQAAAMATKAVNDGAKIILGPVFAQSANAAGVAVAKRNVNVLSFSNNTGIAGGNVFVLGNTFQNVADRLVRYAARSGKGRIMVLHGNDQAEIQGSQAIQAAISNSGATLAGTASFELSQNGIINAMPAISSKVKSSGAQSVFFTSGTSGALPFLAGLLPENGVNPASTQFIGLQRWDIPSNALALPGVQGGWFALPDPGLSNRFAGRYQARYGAAPHPIAGLAYDGIAAIGALAKSGRANALTTSALTQSQGFAGVNGIFRLRPNGTNERGLAIAQIRNNQVVVIDPAPRSFGGAGF; from the coding sequence ATGTTCTCTGTTTTCGCTCGTACCCGCAAGGCGCTGGGCGCTCTTATCGCTTTGCTGAGTCTTTCTGCCCTAGCCGCCTGTGGCGTTCAAAGCCCCCAAGTCGGGCAGAATATCAACCCGGGCAAGCCTGTTCCTGTGGCACTTTTGGTGCCCGGTGGGTCGGGATCGGCGAATGACGCGAACCTTGCGGCCTCGCTTGAAAACGCCGCGCGACTGGCGATGGACGAACTGTCCGGGGTGGAGATTGACCTGCGCGTCTACAATACCGGCGGCAGCCCGAATCAAGCGGCGGCCATGGCGACAAAAGCAGTGAACGACGGCGCTAAAATCATCCTTGGGCCAGTTTTCGCACAAAGCGCCAACGCTGCTGGTGTCGCCGTGGCGAAACGAAACGTCAATGTTCTGAGTTTCTCGAACAACACTGGTATCGCGGGCGGCAACGTCTTTGTTCTGGGCAATACGTTCCAGAATGTTGCTGACCGCCTGGTGCGCTATGCGGCGCGCAGCGGCAAAGGGCGCATTATGGTCCTGCACGGCAACGATCAGGCCGAGATCCAGGGCAGCCAGGCCATTCAAGCGGCAATCTCGAATTCTGGCGCAACGCTGGCCGGCACCGCGTCTTTCGAACTGTCGCAAAACGGGATCATCAACGCGATGCCCGCCATCAGTTCGAAGGTTAAAAGCTCGGGCGCGCAGTCGGTATTTTTCACATCCGGCACATCAGGGGCCCTGCCCTTCTTGGCCGGCCTGCTGCCAGAAAACGGCGTAAACCCTGCGTCGACCCAATTTATCGGACTGCAACGGTGGGATATTCCGTCAAATGCGCTGGCCCTTCCCGGTGTTCAAGGGGGATGGTTTGCCCTGCCTGATCCGGGTCTGTCCAACCGGTTTGCCGGACGATATCAAGCGCGCTATGGCGCAGCGCCACACCCGATTGCCGGTCTCGCCTATGACGGGATCGCTGCGATCGGCGCTTTGGCGAAATCAGGCCGCGCAAACGCATTGACGACCTCGGCGTTGACCCAGTCGCAAGGGTTCGCCGGCGTCAACGGCATCTTTCGGCTGCGTCCCAATGGCACCAATGAACGTGGGCTGGCGATTGCCCAAATTCGGAACAATCAGGTCGTCGTAATCGACCCTGCACCCAGAAGCTTCGGCGGTGCCGGGTTCTGA
- the rsmI gene encoding 16S rRNA (cytidine(1402)-2'-O)-methyltransferase gives MKPQNTKLDPGLYLVATPIGNARDITLRALDVLASADVIAAEDTRTTRKLMDIHGIALNGRRLIPYHDHSGGAARAGIQKLIVDGKSVAYASEAGSPLIADPGFALARDLSDAGQYVTVLPGASATLAALSLSGLPTDRFLFAGFPPAAKGARSTWLAELLPLPATLVFFESAKRIQKLLAELCLVGAGDRQVAVCRELTKKFEEVKRGTVAELAQQLADRPIKGEVVCVLDRPGEVQNEDVMEDMLVQAMADMSMKDAVNAVSQALGLPRRKVYQAALDLGRQG, from the coding sequence GTGAAACCCCAGAACACCAAGCTTGACCCGGGCCTTTACCTCGTGGCGACGCCAATAGGCAATGCGCGTGACATCACGCTCAGGGCGCTTGATGTGTTGGCGTCGGCTGATGTGATCGCAGCGGAAGACACACGCACGACACGAAAACTGATGGATATTCACGGCATCGCCCTGAATGGCAGGCGACTGATTCCTTATCATGACCACTCGGGTGGCGCGGCGCGGGCTGGGATACAGAAACTGATCGTTGATGGGAAATCGGTCGCCTATGCCAGCGAAGCCGGTAGCCCGCTGATTGCCGATCCGGGGTTTGCTTTGGCAAGGGATCTGTCCGATGCGGGGCAATACGTGACGGTCTTGCCCGGGGCATCGGCGACGCTTGCAGCGCTGAGCCTGTCTGGGTTGCCGACAGATCGGTTCTTGTTTGCTGGCTTTCCGCCAGCAGCCAAAGGGGCACGATCCACGTGGCTTGCCGAATTACTACCGCTGCCCGCAACGCTCGTTTTCTTTGAAAGCGCCAAACGCATTCAGAAATTGTTAGCCGAATTGTGCTTGGTTGGAGCAGGTGACCGTCAGGTTGCGGTCTGCCGCGAACTTACGAAAAAGTTTGAGGAAGTGAAGCGGGGCACAGTCGCTGAACTGGCGCAGCAACTGGCCGACCGCCCGATCAAAGGCGAGGTCGTGTGCGTATTGGACCGCCCGGGCGAGGTGCAGAATGAAGACGTGATGGAGGATATGCTGGTGCAAGCCATGGCAGATATGTCGATGAAAGACGCCGTGAATGCAGTTTCGCAGGCGCTCGGATTGCCTCGCCGTAAGGTCTATCAGGCCGCACTCGATCTCGGGCGTCAGGGATGA
- a CDS encoding YraN family protein, with protein sequence MSGLTSYLSGQAAENSIAADYERRGQKIAAQRWRGTYGEIDLVARDGDTIVFVEVKKSRDFLRAAERITPAQLKRIHATACEFLESEPKRQLTPCRFDVALVDAQGETQIIENALAY encoded by the coding sequence ATGAGCGGGCTGACATCCTATCTGTCCGGGCAAGCCGCAGAAAACTCAATTGCTGCAGATTACGAGCGACGGGGACAAAAAATCGCAGCGCAAAGATGGCGCGGAACGTATGGCGAAATTGATTTGGTCGCACGTGACGGCGACACGATTGTGTTTGTAGAGGTAAAGAAATCCCGTGACTTTCTACGGGCCGCCGAAAGGATCACGCCCGCGCAACTAAAGCGCATTCATGCCACTGCTTGCGAGTTTCTGGAAAGCGAACCTAAAAGGCAGCTGACACCTTGTCGTTTCGACGTGGCATTGGTCGATGCCCAAGGCGAAACCCAGATCATCGAGAATGCATTGGCCTATTGA
- the gshB gene encoding glutathione synthase: MSLKVAIQMDPIDNINIDADSSFRIAEEAQARGHSLFYYTPDHLSYREGRVFARGWPLTVRREKGNHFSLGDRVDVDLGDYDVVWLRQDPPFDMGYITTTHILDMIHPDTLVVNDPFWVRNYPEKLLVLEFPDLTPPTMIARDFDTLKSFKTKHGDIILKPLYGNGGAGVFRLDVNDRNLASLHELFVGINREPLIAQKFLPDVSNGDKRIILVDGEPVGAINRVPAEGETRSNMHVGGRPEKVGLTDRDREICAAIGPLLREKGQVFVGIDVIGDYLTEINVTSPTGIQELERFDGVNIAEKIWQAIEACRA; the protein is encoded by the coding sequence ATGTCGCTAAAAGTCGCCATTCAGATGGATCCGATCGATAACATTAACATCGATGCGGACAGTTCCTTCCGGATCGCAGAAGAGGCACAGGCCCGTGGGCATTCGCTGTTTTACTACACGCCTGACCATCTGAGCTATCGTGAGGGTCGGGTGTTTGCGCGCGGTTGGCCGCTGACAGTTCGCCGGGAAAAGGGCAATCACTTCTCGTTGGGCGACCGGGTGGATGTGGATTTGGGTGACTACGATGTCGTCTGGCTGCGCCAAGACCCACCCTTTGATATGGGCTATATCACCACCACCCATATTCTGGATATGATTCACCCGGACACGCTTGTCGTGAATGATCCGTTCTGGGTGCGGAACTATCCTGAAAAACTGCTGGTGCTGGAGTTTCCGGACCTGACGCCGCCAACGATGATCGCGCGCGACTTTGACACCCTGAAGTCTTTCAAAACCAAGCATGGGGACATCATTCTGAAGCCTCTTTATGGCAACGGCGGCGCTGGTGTTTTCCGGCTGGACGTAAATGATCGAAACCTTGCCTCGTTGCACGAGCTTTTTGTGGGTATTAACCGTGAACCCTTGATCGCGCAGAAGTTTCTGCCTGATGTCTCAAACGGTGACAAACGCATCATTCTGGTGGACGGCGAACCTGTCGGCGCGATCAATCGTGTGCCGGCAGAGGGAGAAACGCGATCCAATATGCATGTTGGCGGACGGCCCGAAAAAGTAGGTTTGACCGACCGGGATCGAGAGATTTGCGCGGCGATCGGACCGCTTTTGCGTGAAAAAGGGCAAGTTTTTGTCGGCATCGATGTGATTGGCGATTATCTGACCGAGATCAACGTGACGTCGCCCACCGGCATTCAGGAGCTCGAACGCTTTGACGGTGTGAACATCGCCGAGAAAATCTGGCAAGCGATCGAGGCGTGCCGCGCGTGA
- a CDS encoding alpha/beta hydrolase encodes MSLQLTVAKFFTRLFVKTRLRHLDDPVHARRELERAADWTFRAPPFAWYRSATLANNLTALWIETRPASRPPPDDKVILYLHGGGFIAGSPHTHRKMLARLSWLTGVRICAPDYRKAPEHPFPAAIEDCVAAYEALIEQGYKPRNIIVGGDSAGGGLTFSLLADIDGRLLAPHAVFAFSPIVDLRFTSASFEENKVCDPLLPSERRDLVTDNYLGPQPADDARASPILHKFTSPPPAFFQYSTTEILRDESRRMAEVLRAAGGQVEMDEWPDAPHVWVILDGWIPEAREALQRTASFIKRQFRDGTPTES; translated from the coding sequence GTGAGCTTGCAACTGACAGTGGCCAAGTTTTTTACACGGCTGTTTGTCAAAACCCGCCTGCGCCATCTTGACGATCCCGTCCACGCGCGGCGCGAGTTGGAGCGCGCGGCAGACTGGACGTTTCGCGCCCCACCGTTTGCCTGGTATCGCAGTGCAACATTGGCCAACAACCTTACCGCGTTGTGGATTGAAACACGCCCAGCCTCGCGACCGCCGCCAGATGATAAGGTCATTCTCTACCTGCACGGTGGCGGGTTCATCGCGGGTTCACCGCACACCCATCGCAAGATGCTGGCCCGGTTGTCATGGCTGACGGGCGTACGGATATGTGCCCCGGATTACCGCAAAGCGCCCGAACATCCGTTTCCTGCAGCCATCGAAGATTGTGTCGCAGCCTATGAGGCGCTGATCGAGCAAGGGTACAAACCCCGCAACATCATCGTCGGAGGCGACAGTGCGGGCGGGGGGCTGACGTTTTCACTGCTTGCTGACATCGACGGTCGGTTGCTTGCGCCCCACGCTGTTTTCGCGTTCTCACCGATTGTGGACTTGCGGTTCACATCAGCCTCGTTCGAAGAAAACAAAGTATGCGACCCGCTGCTGCCGTCCGAGCGGCGCGATCTGGTCACTGACAATTATCTGGGTCCGCAGCCTGCCGATGACGCCCGGGCTTCACCGATCCTGCACAAATTCACGTCTCCGCCGCCCGCTTTTTTTCAATACTCGACCACCGAAATTCTGCGCGACGAAAGCCGTCGCATGGCCGAGGTGCTGCGCGCGGCTGGGGGGCAGGTGGAAATGGATGAATGGCCGGACGCCCCTCATGTCTGGGTCATTCTGGACGGCTGGATACCAGAGGCGCGCGAGGCTTTGCAGCGGACAGCCAGCTTTATCAAACGACAGTTTCGCGATGGGACACCAACCGAAAGCTAA
- a CDS encoding YifB family Mg chelatase-like AAA ATPase, with protein sequence MVARINTVAFEGIRARLVEVQCALSPGLPSFAIVGLPDKAVSEARERVRAALSAMSVALPPRKIVINLSPADIPKEGSHFDLPIAMALLAEAGIIAKEDIADVVALGELALDGTLLPVVGALPAALAAAEQDMTMFCPKDCGAEAAWIGATKVHAASSLAAVLQHFSGQAPLPVAEPGSVTDDTNAKDLSDVKGQERAKRALEIAAAGRHHLLLVGPPGSGKSMLAARLPGILPSMSPAEALEASMIQSVSGLLEGGGISQTRPFRAPHHTASMAAIVGGGRGAKPGEISLAHNGVLFMDEFPEFSRQVLETLRQPLETGDVTVARANAHIRYPSRFLLIAAANPCKCGHLTDPNRACNRAPLCGEDYMQRISGPLLDRFDMRVEVPPVTFQDLDLPANGEASQVVARRVSNARAIQAERYANLDDVTTNADIEGKILTNFASPDQDGRDILVKASERFGLSARGYHRVLRVARTIADLAEAPNVTRKHVAEALSFRLVSHRETVV encoded by the coding sequence ATGGTTGCACGGATAAACACGGTTGCATTTGAAGGTATCCGCGCCCGGTTGGTCGAAGTGCAATGCGCCTTGTCGCCCGGCCTGCCCAGTTTTGCCATCGTTGGCCTTCCAGACAAGGCTGTGTCCGAAGCGCGTGAACGGGTGCGCGCGGCATTGTCGGCCATGTCAGTTGCCCTACCCCCCAGAAAAATCGTTATCAATCTGTCGCCCGCCGATATCCCGAAAGAGGGGTCCCATTTCGACCTGCCCATTGCGATGGCCCTGTTGGCCGAAGCGGGCATCATAGCCAAAGAAGACATTGCCGACGTCGTTGCCTTGGGTGAACTGGCACTGGACGGAACCCTTTTGCCTGTCGTCGGCGCTTTGCCTGCTGCATTGGCCGCGGCGGAACAGGACATGACGATGTTTTGCCCCAAGGACTGTGGGGCCGAAGCGGCGTGGATTGGGGCCACCAAAGTCCACGCCGCTTCATCGCTGGCCGCCGTTTTGCAACATTTTTCAGGGCAGGCACCGTTGCCGGTCGCAGAACCTGGCAGCGTCACCGACGACACCAACGCCAAAGACCTTAGTGACGTGAAAGGGCAAGAGCGCGCGAAACGCGCGTTAGAGATCGCGGCCGCAGGTCGACACCATTTGCTACTGGTTGGTCCTCCGGGGTCAGGCAAGTCTATGCTAGCGGCCCGATTGCCCGGTATCCTTCCCTCAATGTCGCCGGCCGAAGCGCTTGAGGCGTCGATGATCCAATCTGTTTCCGGCCTTCTGGAAGGTGGCGGCATTTCACAAACAAGGCCTTTTCGGGCGCCGCATCACACTGCGTCCATGGCAGCCATTGTCGGCGGCGGGCGAGGCGCAAAACCCGGCGAGATCAGCCTTGCCCATAATGGCGTCTTGTTCATGGATGAGTTCCCCGAATTCAGCCGACAGGTGTTAGAAACTTTGCGACAACCGCTTGAAACCGGCGATGTCACCGTCGCACGAGCCAATGCGCATATACGCTATCCCAGCCGGTTCCTGCTGATCGCAGCGGCGAATCCGTGCAAATGCGGCCACCTGACAGACCCCAATCGCGCCTGCAACCGCGCACCTTTGTGTGGCGAAGATTATATGCAGCGCATCTCGGGACCACTACTGGACCGGTTTGATATGAGGGTCGAGGTGCCGCCAGTCACATTTCAGGATCTGGATCTGCCTGCCAACGGCGAAGCTTCGCAAGTGGTCGCCCGGCGCGTCAGTAACGCCCGCGCCATCCAGGCCGAGCGTTACGCCAACTTGGACGATGTCACCACAAACGCCGATATCGAGGGGAAAATCCTGACCAATTTTGCCAGCCCCGATCAAGACGGGCGCGATATTCTGGTTAAAGCGTCTGAACGGTTTGGGCTGTCCGCGCGCGGTTATCACCGAGTTTTACGTGTCGCCCGCACCATTGCAGACTTGGCCGAAGCCCCGAATGTGACCCGCAAACACGTGGCCGAAGCGCTTAGCTTTCGGTTGGTGTCCCATCGCGAAACTGTCGTTTGA
- a CDS encoding glutathione S-transferase has protein sequence MTYDLYIGDRTFSSWSLRGWLMFENFAIPHRTHLVGLYSGTMKADLAPLSPARLVPVMRTPDGTVVGDTLAMAETLAERHPDAGLWPVDPSDRATARWFAAEMHSGFGNLRAECPMQLLGQVAGFSPSDGVLDDIARVEELWAAALTSSNGPWLFGEYSLADVFFAPVAARIAGFGLTMSAKAQAYVAMHLSDPAFRRWRALGLTKRYDPVPYVEGQTLADWPGPAPRVAKPAAGPSVNAACPYSGDPVSDYLEMDGKVWGFCNPTCRDKTINDPDAWPAFLEMVTAQTG, from the coding sequence ATGACTTATGACTTGTACATTGGCGACCGCACGTTTTCCAGCTGGTCCCTGCGTGGCTGGCTGATGTTTGAAAATTTTGCCATCCCGCACCGCACCCATCTTGTTGGGCTTTATTCAGGGACCATGAAGGCAGATCTGGCACCCCTGTCACCAGCGCGGCTGGTACCGGTGATGCGCACGCCCGATGGGACAGTCGTGGGCGATACGCTTGCGATGGCCGAAACATTGGCCGAGCGTCATCCAGATGCAGGGTTGTGGCCAGTTGATCCATCTGATCGTGCAACAGCCCGTTGGTTTGCCGCCGAAATGCACTCGGGCTTCGGAAACCTTCGGGCAGAATGCCCGATGCAACTGCTGGGTCAGGTCGCGGGCTTTTCCCCGTCAGACGGCGTCTTGGATGACATCGCGCGGGTCGAAGAGTTGTGGGCGGCAGCGCTGACATCCTCAAATGGCCCGTGGTTGTTCGGAGAGTATTCTCTGGCCGATGTTTTCTTCGCCCCGGTCGCAGCTCGAATTGCTGGGTTCGGGTTGACGATGTCAGCCAAAGCACAGGCCTATGTGGCCATGCACCTATCCGATCCTGCCTTCCGTCGGTGGCGGGCATTGGGACTGACCAAACGTTACGATCCGGTGCCCTATGTCGAGGGTCAAACATTGGCTGATTGGCCCGGCCCGGCACCTCGCGTCGCCAAACCCGCAGCTGGGCCATCTGTGAATGCAGCCTGCCCCTATTCTGGCGATCCTGTGTCAGATTACTTAGAGATGGACGGCAAAGTCTGGGGGTTCTGCAACCCCACCTGCCGCGACAAAACAATCAACGATCCAGACGCATGGCCAGCCTTTTTGGAGATGGTCACGGCGCAGACCGGTTAA
- a CDS encoding histidine phosphatase family protein translates to MTGPVSWWWVRHGPTHAKNMVGWRDLPADLSDQGALSRLSDHLPKGAALVSSDLSRAVATADAVADGRTRLAHQKNLREFHFGDWDGMHWEKVATRDPDLSRVFWEEPGDHMAPNGESWNQLSARVSQTVDLFNAAGHRHIIAVAHFGVILTQIARAGDMSAYAALGHKIDNLSVTRLDWDGARWAIPFINHIP, encoded by the coding sequence ATGACCGGACCTGTCAGTTGGTGGTGGGTGCGCCATGGGCCGACCCATGCAAAAAACATGGTAGGGTGGCGCGACCTGCCCGCCGACTTATCAGACCAAGGCGCCCTGTCCCGCCTATCGGACCACCTGCCCAAAGGCGCGGCGCTGGTGTCATCCGATCTTTCGCGCGCCGTGGCGACAGCGGACGCTGTCGCGGATGGCCGCACAAGGCTGGCCCATCAAAAGAACCTGCGCGAGTTTCATTTTGGTGACTGGGACGGCATGCATTGGGAAAAGGTCGCAACCCGCGATCCAGACCTGTCGCGTGTTTTTTGGGAGGAGCCCGGCGATCACATGGCTCCCAATGGGGAAAGCTGGAACCAACTGTCTGCGCGGGTGTCGCAAACGGTCGACCTGTTCAACGCGGCTGGCCACCGCCACATCATCGCGGTCGCCCATTTTGGCGTGATCCTGACCCAAATCGCACGGGCCGGCGACATGTCAGCCTATGCTGCACTTGGCCATAAGATCGATAACCTATCGGTCACGCGGCTGGATTGGGACGGTGCCCGGTGGGCGATCCCATTCATCAATCACATTCCCTGA
- the cobU gene encoding bifunctional adenosylcobinamide kinase/adenosylcobinamide-phosphate guanylyltransferase, protein MKVSLPPLTLVLGGAASGKSDYAERLVVTTQRPLVYVATAQAHDTEMSVKIARHQARRGAGWRTIEAPDNVADALADADPTEVVLLDCATMWLSNQLFADADLADAESHLFSALTACEAPVVVVSNEVGAGIVPENALARQFRQAQGELNQRLAARSDLVVAVMAGLPLVLKGALPQGAP, encoded by the coding sequence ATGAAGGTTTCTCTTCCTCCTCTGACGCTCGTTCTGGGCGGCGCTGCTTCGGGCAAGTCTGACTATGCTGAACGGCTGGTCGTGACGACCCAGCGGCCCTTGGTTTATGTTGCAACAGCCCAAGCCCACGATACTGAGATGTCCGTGAAAATAGCACGCCATCAAGCGCGACGCGGGGCAGGTTGGCGCACGATCGAGGCACCAGATAACGTTGCAGATGCCTTGGCCGACGCTGACCCGACCGAAGTCGTTTTGCTTGATTGCGCGACAATGTGGCTTTCCAATCAACTGTTTGCTGACGCGGACCTTGCTGATGCAGAGAGCCACCTGTTTTCCGCTCTGACAGCCTGCGAAGCTCCGGTTGTTGTGGTCTCAAACGAAGTCGGTGCGGGGATTGTGCCGGAAAACGCGCTAGCGCGGCAATTTCGGCAAGCACAGGGCGAGCTAAACCAGCGGCTCGCGGCACGATCTGATCTGGTCGTAGCAGTGATGGCGGGCCTGCCGCTTGTTCTGAAGGGCGCACTTCCACAGGGCGCGCCATGA